The Dreissena polymorpha isolate Duluth1 chromosome 8, UMN_Dpol_1.0, whole genome shotgun sequence genome includes the window actattttacaaattaaactaCGAATCATTTTAATCTGGCTTCAGTGTACTTGTTATCGGAGGATATGAACTTTTTACACTGCATTAAGTTGGCGACATGAATCTCCGTTTAAATTAAACACAGTTTAACATTACATAAAGGACGGCCCTATTTTAACATTAGACAAACAAAAGCAATGCCTTACTCAACATTGCTGATTACATTAAGTGTTCTAATCTAAAAGTACTATTGCCCGCTTTGAATACAGGACGATTGACCCATCGGGATATGTATATTTATGAAGGGTCCAAGGGTCATACATACAGTTGATCAAGACACCATAGGACAATGTACGATTCGTTGGACATTTGTGTCTGCTAAGTTTATTTTTGATTTCATGTCATGTTAAGACGCATAATGGGATGAAATGCacgtacaaatacaaataaaacaactttaGTATCAGTGTACTGACCAATTATGTCAAAGCGATGATATACATACAAGTCAAAAACCGTATTAAATTAGCGTCATAGTTTCGTGAAGTGTCAGTAATGTGACTCCCGCCGACCGGGTAAACGAACCCTGTTTCGCAGTTTCAACGGCTAATTTCGCAAGTGGACAATGTTGTTAACGTATGTTCCTGACGACAAGCAAATTAAAAGTCAGAGTTGTATGCAAACTGACTCCTGTTTCACCGGTCAGTATCCAAGAGCTGAACATGCGCTGAATAGCCACTGTCGGTCACTGAACGACAAAGCCAATTGCATTTAGAGTTCAACTATTGATATATTCCTGGGAATGGCAGGTTATTTCTCCATTACTAATGTATAGTTTTCCTTTTCGCGAACTATCTGTGATTATTAGTTCAATTGATATCCAGCTTGTGTATCTCGAGCATATTATCTCGCAAATAAACGCTAAAGATCAACGTAGCCAATTAATCGTTTGAACTAAACTGCATCGATCGGATGATTGTTTATGTGTTTCTACTGCCTTGTGCTATAACAGTTGATCAAAACACGCGAATAAAGACATAAATATGTGCATTTCTTATACATTAATTTTGAATGATCTATTAACTTGCCAAAACAACATTTACATTGCAATTATAGGCGAATTGGAAATTATATTGATTACATTGGTATGTTTATATTAATCTCCCGAATGAAATTGTTATGTCCGACTTGTATTATATTACTCATTCCCTGAAAAAGATTAAATCGTTGTTTAATGCCATTGTCATGATTGATTGTAACATTAACAAAATGAAACTTGTGCTGCGTAAAACGGgattaatgcaggtgcgtaaagtatcgtcccagattagactgtgaagtccgcacatgaagtttacacaggctaatccggagcgtaaagtatcgtcccagataagacggtgaagtccgcacatgaagtttgcacaggctaatccggaacgtaaagtatcgtcccagataagactgtaaaGTCCGCACATGAAGttaacacaggctaatccggagcgtaaagtatcgtctcagataagactgtgaagtccgcacatgaagtttacacaggctaatccggtgcgtaaagtatcgtcccagattagactgtgaagtccgcacatgaaatctacacaggctaatccgggactaAACTTAACGGTTGGATGGCATTTTCGCTTAATTTAgctttcttctaaacaaaaatccaggctTGGCGAAATTTGTCAACATGTTTAAACCTGTGCAGAAAGCACAGTCTAATAGGTACCAGCCCTTGAAGCACATTTATAAAGCCGGTGTCTCACACCGATACTCAATTCTTCTATACAACACGAAtgtatttatttcttaaaaaaaaattatattatacgTACTGTTAGTGTCACCCATAATCCAAAGGTTTTAGTTGGTTAATTATGATTTTATCATAATTTGATCATGCTATAATACTATGTTATCTTCTGTCATCATATAATTACTTAAGCTAAATGAAACCTCGATATTTATCATTTCACTGCAATCTTGTTAATAAAACAGTGTCATGAAACATATAAGTATTTATTCTGTATTCTAGTTATTACATGAACATCAGTGGTATGCATTTAAAAGCCAGATTCGCAACCTCTGTGTTCTAAATATTAATTTGACCCGGTTGCAGTTCCTCACGATGGTGCGAGAGCAGTCATTGGCAGCTGACGATTTAGAGGCATTTTATTCACTGCCAGTCCCGATTGCAGGTCGGTCTACGGTGATTCTTGCAGTATTGAAGATTGCGATACTGGAGCGTTCGGGCGTAGTATATGCATAGAGCTATTCGCCGAACACTAAGATAACATCAGTGAGGAAGTGATGTTTGTATAAGTTAATCGACACGTATAGGATAAATAATAAAGTGAACTACGTCGTGTGAGTATACGGACTCGGATGAAATGTATTTAAGTGATGTAATTGATATGAcatgaagtatatatatatatatataagaaatgtTCTAAACGAGTAAATGCGGTTGCGATTTTTTAAGATGtctattatattaaatgcatttcaCGATGATTGACATATGTAGGACAAGTATGTATAAAATGGTAATTCTGTCATAATAAGATCTGCTGAGGTCAATAGATTGCACTTGTACGTGCAAACCATTTAAGATATACACAAACTGTATAATAACGGTTTAATATTAATGTTCGCAATTTAAGCAAACTGACTTTAACAAATTtctttgtttcatattttataaaattttattaaatCCGTTTCACTTAAGATAAAtagctttaaaatatgtttaagtgtGTTAATATTTTACACCGCATTTCAAAAAAGAGGATGGCATTCCTGTCAATACACACTAATTAATATTTAGTTTGGTGAAACGGACTgtaaattttaatgattattgcGATTAATTGTTTGGCTGCGTGTTAAGCTATTCAGAATACTTAATTCTTTTAAAAGTCATTAATGTGAAACATCGCTAAAGTCTTCGATTATGTacattatgttatatattttatctttcaGGGTCAAGCAATGCCGCTTTAGTTGTGATtaattaactttaattatttaagtGGGATTTCGATAAAGTTGGTAAAGACCTGTTCTAGATATACCGCCTAAGATATGCCTTTACTCGCAAATATAACCTTGGAGATTAATCCCGAACTTGTTGATTTCAATACAACATTAAAGACGAATATGACTATCCTGAATACTACCAGAAGATGGTCGGATGGTATTTTGGACAGATACAGCGAGGCGTACAGTATGGTTCATGGATACGTTAGCCTCGTCATATGTGCGATTGGAATACctctaaatttattaaatatcgtTGTCCTTACAAGAAAGAACATGCAAACACCCATAAACTGCATGCTAACCTGGCTGGCAGTTTTTGACATGGCCACCATGGTGTCGTACGTCCCgtttgcagtacatttctactgcGAGTACCCAGCGAATTCCATTTCACCGCAGAAAAACAGTTGGGCCTGGATGAACTTTTTGTTGGTATATCTCAACGTCTCCGCCACGGCCCACACGATATCCATTTGGCTCGCTGTTGCCATGGCAATATTTCGGCACAGTTACATTCACTCGCCGGCACAAGGGACGATAACGAGGATAAGACGATTAATAAGAGCTAGAATCGTAGTGGGTGTGGTCGTATTGGCTTCGATCTTGGTTATGATACCGAACTATTTGAGTCACAAACTTATTGAATATCAACGAGGTTCGGGCGAAGTGATGTATGTTTTCGAGAGATCCAATATAGGTTCTGGAAACGAAGAACCTATAATTCTTGCGCAACTATTGCTGTACAGTATTTTAGCAAAACTAGTCCCTTGTCTCCTTATAATAATCTTTGGGACACTGCTGCTTGTTACATTGAATACCTCTCGTATTCAAAACACGGGTACCGCTGCAAATGGGACCCCTTTACGCCCATCTTCGAGAGGCCGCCAAAAATCCAGAACAACGACCATGCTACTGATGGTGTTTGTGCTTTTTCTCATAACCGAGTTGCCACAAGGAATACTGATCTTGGGCTGCATCGTTAAGCAACACTTTTTTGAGAAAGTGTATATTCCGCTTGGGGACACGATGGACATTATTGCTTTGGTAAACAGCGGTATCAACTTCGTCCTGTACTGCTCTATGAGTCAAGAATTTAGAAATACGTTTATTAGTTTGTTTTGTAGGATGAAAGGTGGCCCGAATGGCAGAGGGTCATATGTCTCGTCGCATGTACGGAATGACCAATTGCAAGTAACACTCACACATGTTCCAACTcttttggattaaaaacaactGAACATTTAAGTGTTACTGTGTATGTAAAAGTTCTTGTTTCACAAATTAAGTTTTTGTGTGCCGGCTGGTCATCTCATACAACGTAATATTATTGTATGTATGTACCAATATGATATACTGTATGCCTAAACCAAGCTGAATGTACAGATGTTCTAAAATCAATGGCCTATAACTACATGCACACTTTTGCCTCAAAAACAACTGCATTGCCTTAAGTAAACTGAAGTGTTGAAATGTGCACTATATTGGCTTACCGAATATTGATACAGGTTCTGTTTCCTACGCCCGTGTCTAGACAACGAATTCGCTGCCATGGTGTTAGAATTAATAACTGTTTTTGTCACGAATGTCATCGTATACTAATTGGAATGTAATTGTGTTACAGTAACGCACTTCtggtttaattaattaaaaaaaaacatatgataaACGTTTACTACAAGTGTAATGTGTTCAATTTCATATTTTGTAACAAGTAAAAATCACCATAGTTTACATTGTTTTCTTAAAACCTGTCGAGTacttaaattaaaatcattttcGTATGGACAGTATTATTGATATTATGCtatacaaattaaatattaaacactGTCCAGTATGCTGAAGTAGTATTCTTACTCAAATGCAACTACCCATATATATTTTGTAACCAAATTACCGTTACACGATTTTAATGCACATATTATAGTGAACATACGTCTATGCTATTCGGTATGTATTATTAAAGATTCAATGGTTTAAATATCACTttagtatttatattaaaatattgtatgtatATGATATTATTGTTTCTTTAGGCAGAACAATTTCGTTTAAGTTCCATATTATTGATCAATATAACACATAGTCATTTGACTGTTCTATGTCATCAATGTAAATCATAGTTAACCCGAAAAGAAATCGACAACTCGTTGTTAACCAAACGAATGTAAAGACTTATAACTAATCAATAATACACATCGTTGTTTTTTCCAATGAACATCTTTGTGTATCGAACAACCTTTTTTACTTTCAATTATCTTGCTACAAACGTAAGAACCTTTTATGTACATGCAATTCATGATCACTTTGCATGCATAGGTATATTCTATACACAATCAACCTGACTGCAATTACTAAGCCTTTAAGGGTGTTTATTTATTGTACTGTGACTTGATCCCATGTTAAGCTTCTACAATATCGCAAGCTCGTATGTCAGAAACATAAAGGCAACTCACCGGATGGTGAACTTTGTCCAATAATCCAACTTATTCCAACGTATTCTTATGCATATACGGTCCACCTAAGTCGTTGACCATGCTAACGGCTAGTTAGTTATATTATCTGTAAAGTGACTGGCTTTACATTCATCGAACGAACATGGCAATTTGATAAGTGTAATCTGTGTTGAAATACAACAACTTCAAGCATGTAAATTTGCACACATCAATGTATCGTCCGTCTGATGCTTATGTTGAATTTGTTTTGGGTGAgcgtttaaatataaaacatacaacttTTCGTTTGCAAAATTGTATCGattaaaaaatgatacacatTTATTGAATCCTATTGAATTTACATTGAACATATTATGTTCACCGTTTCACTCAAAAAAACTTATGcaaaaactaaatatatttaaatcaaaaggtcaaataaaaataatcttaagaACATTCATGAATAGTAATTTGGTATGTTAACCATATCAGCCGTTTACAGGTACATAAATGAAAAGAATTATACAGCTTTAGCAACGTCTTTGGCGACGGATGGAAAATATGCAATAACAGTAGTTTCAATTCATGTTTGTATTGGTCGTTACATATCAGAATGTAATATTTTCTTTGtaacttttgttatattataATGGTTCGAATCGTATATATTAATTAGTAACGGATGCAAATAAATCAATTCTCCAAACTACAGACATCTGCATACCGATGCAATCAAAGTAACTGTCCAAATAAtaagacgtaatctaccgattacgaCTAAACGGTTTACGTCGTTTTCCAATAGCAAATCGATGGTCCAAATTAAAAATGCCGAACTTTTAAAAACACAAGCTTTCAggagacgtatttttgttaaacatttcttgcacaaaatcaaataaatattatttttaacatttgttaaaGTGTCTCAAGATGGAGCATGTTCGTATGAaattaatttgacgttaagttaataaatctgctgtaaaatgtatcttcgtcatttagactttcatttatgtgatgtttcggcaaaatggacagctaattgtaatagattttgtttcaatagataAAGTATTTTCATTAGATATAGCACATGAATAGGCGTTTTGCTGTTTTACACGGTGTCACTTAACTAAAAAccgcaattatttatttatattgtagcTTCAACTTCATAATTTGTGGGAACAACTTTCAAAGTTAGAACAACTTTATCAGTTgtggcttcaacttaataacttgtggaaacaacttttaaaataacttgttcaTAACTTGTTTCCACAACTTATAAGTTGTTGGCTCAACTATATAACTCGCGGGACCAACtaactaagttgaggccactactttaagtttaaccaatcagatcggccgtttcatctttaccgttttatcacaattagtaccccttacacaactaggtgctcgggttcgagcgccggtcttagtactatccctgttagctatAGATCACCAGTTCGAGTTCTTTTTTCCCGCCAATTTGGGTACAAACCGACGATGGCGAGGCGAAAACGAACGTGTTACGACATTCAGCTTGACATGGAAGAAACGTTACATccattaaatattataattactctttttaaatcaataaaaatagtTATAGTTTTTTTTAAGCTCACACAAATTATGCGAAAGCGTTAACATTTTCTTGACGTAGCCATATCAGCGCATATATAAACACAGAAGACTTTGTACTGATATAACGAGTTCCGGCCGATCTCGAAGAACTTGTATTGTCGCCTTTTAATAGTAGTCATTAggataaaataaaaacttatttttttccgATCTTTGTACCGTAGCATTAGCGCGGTGTTTTTTAAAACGATACAATATACAGAGAATAAATGATATGTATATTTTCCATTAATGAATTTTAAAGTGATAGTCGGTTGTTGCTGCTTAAAAGCCTGTGACAGAAGAAGAGTCCCAGGTGACGCCATTGAGTCAAATATGCAATCGCCGTGCAGCATATTAGGCGGAAACAAACTGAATGCATAGCAAAAGGCGAGAACGTAATGGAAATCTACTGAGCCGCGCATTTCAAAACGAAGAAACACGTTGCCACGAATAACAGCCCAATGATTCCACGACAAAGAGTCCATATCGGTCGGTTGCTTTTCGATTTAATTTCGGcattgaaaaacattgttgtTCTCACAAACAGAAATGGTCACACCAGCGTAACCGCGCCAACAGTCTAAACTTATAATTCAACCGCCTGATCCCAACTGCCGCTTGTCGATATGTTCCGTTCATAAAAGTCATGCGTCGAGTGACGACAGCTTTCTATTTCTGACCGAGGGGATAGTATTCGGTGACGGATGGGATTTTACTAATTTAATCAATTTCACTACACAAATACtgaaattgaaatattcacatgcaggttaaataatatttttttgtattacaaaCGTTCGAATAAGTTTCGCTAAATATCAACAAGTAATGAAAACTGTATTTAATACTTGCAATCTCGATGCCTTTATATGCTTCACATGCATACTATTCAGTAGATCTTCGCTGGTATCCGCGCCAATTTTAGCGAGCGAACAATTCCAATCTGTTTACGCTCCCATTGATTTCCCACCACAAATAACTGAGGCGAACAAATTAATGTTAATCATGGATTGTCACTTACCAATGCATTGAACACAAAACGTGCGTGCCTGCGACGGTCCATGTGTGCCTACGTGCATGTGCGTGTATCTGTGCATATGTGGCTATGTGCGTACGAATGTTTCGTAGTTTTTAATCGGTTGGTCGTTGATCTCGTGCTTTATCTGTTCAATCAATATTTCTTTCGATTTTGGTATGATTTTTTACTGGTTAAAATGACAGTATGATGTACATCCACAATGCCTTTAATACGTATTTAGGGTTTTGATATCAACGGACAAAATGTATTAAAGCTTTATAAAGTGTAATAAAATTAGAATATAAAATAGAATAAATCAATTACGTAGTTGGTTAATTTTCAATTAGACAAAGTGataattcattaattatttaatgttttatacaatatTGAGAATTATTGCAATTGACATCATCCGCGACAGGCTGCTATATCTTTTTCACCACATCTTGTACACGACTAAACACCTTTACAaatatcgaatttaacatgtcactAGCATGTTTTAATACCACAAATAAAGATTCCATTAGATATTTTTTACATTAAGCGTTTAAATGAATTTGTCACCTAAAGAATTGTTTATGTCTTAAGGCACTTACCTTTTGctaaaatcaataaacaaaaaagGGCTACACATTATAAttcttaataaaatacaaatataagtataacctaattaataacgtcaataaacacacacggtaagatccaAATTTTCATGGAGAATTAATATGACATTAAACGttaattaccaaattattagtttcgtatAAATCGTTAACTATATaaagagaaacaaggtatttataatcGACCACTGACGCAACACactgcaactttcaatttactcAGTAATATGCTATAGTGGTAGTGTCTTTAGGCCTGGAATATCATAACTTGTACGTTTTCGTAAATATTCTTCTAATGCAAttcgtaaaataatgttaatattttatgtttaataattctTGCATTATTATTGtt containing:
- the LOC127840443 gene encoding G-protein coupled receptor dmsr-1-like; this encodes MTILNTTRRWSDGILDRYSEAYSMVHGYVSLVICAIGIPLNLLNIVVLTRKNMQTPINCMLTWLAVFDMATMVSYVPFAVHFYCEYPANSISPQKNSWAWMNFLLVYLNVSATAHTISIWLAVAMAIFRHSYIHSPAQGTITRIRRLIRARIVVGVVVLASILVMIPNYLSHKLIEYQRGSGEVMYVFERSNIGSGNEEPIILAQLLLYSILAKLVPCLLIIIFGTLLLVTLNTSRIQNTGTAANGTPLRPSSRGRQKSRTTTMLLMVFVLFLITELPQGILILGCIVKQHFFEKVYIPLGDTMDIIALVNSGINFVLYCSMSQEFRNTFISLFCRMKGGPNGRGSYVSSHVRNDQLQVTLTHVPTLLD